A genomic window from Cupriavidus metallidurans CH34 includes:
- a CDS encoding amidase: MGSVQDDNGATVTLPDLSPADAVQPEASFHPVHQAAAQLARGETTAQALVDACHAAWAARNGEINAMVLADFEAARHAARQSDARRRAGQALGPLDGIPFSIKESFDVAGWPTTCGSPARRAHRAGSDAVVVERLRAQGAVLLGKTNVPLGLRDWQSYNAIYGTTRNPHDLSRTPGGSSGGSAAAVCAGMSYFDIGSDIGSSLRNPAHYCGVFSHKSSHGIVPLRGHGNAAAGFAGQDINVAGPVARSAYDLELILRAISGPDAAELPAWKLDLPACDHARLADFRVAVLPTHPLAEVDATVSGAIEGLGHWLTGQGARVDWNVRPDFDAAALWRTYVLLLRATTSLYMDDAAFADALAKAGDAGNDEDYATLQFSGATLSHRDWLLLQHARARFADAWERFFADYDVLLCPAASTTAFPLDEAGEPWQRTIDVNGTAWPLTSQLFWAGHSGLCGLPSTVAPIGPASDGLPVGVQIVARRFGDLTSLRFAQQLEAAGHVFRQPRA; the protein is encoded by the coding sequence ATGGGCTCGGTCCAAGATGACAACGGAGCTACCGTGACCCTGCCAGACCTGTCTCCGGCTGACGCCGTTCAGCCCGAGGCGAGCTTTCATCCGGTTCACCAGGCGGCCGCGCAACTCGCGCGCGGCGAGACCACCGCGCAGGCGCTGGTCGATGCCTGTCACGCGGCCTGGGCCGCCCGCAATGGCGAAATCAATGCAATGGTGCTGGCGGATTTCGAGGCAGCCCGTCACGCCGCCAGGCAGAGCGATGCGCGCCGCCGGGCCGGGCAGGCGCTTGGACCGCTCGACGGCATTCCGTTCTCGATCAAGGAGTCCTTTGACGTGGCTGGCTGGCCGACTACCTGCGGCAGCCCTGCGCGGCGCGCGCATCGGGCCGGCAGCGATGCGGTGGTGGTCGAACGGCTGCGTGCCCAGGGCGCCGTGTTGCTCGGCAAGACCAATGTGCCGCTCGGGCTGCGCGACTGGCAGAGCTACAACGCGATCTATGGCACCACGCGCAATCCGCACGACCTGTCGCGCACGCCGGGCGGGTCTTCCGGCGGCAGCGCGGCGGCGGTCTGCGCCGGCATGAGCTACTTCGACATTGGCTCGGATATCGGTTCGTCGCTGCGCAACCCGGCGCACTACTGCGGGGTGTTCTCGCACAAGAGCAGCCACGGCATCGTGCCACTGCGCGGCCACGGCAACGCAGCGGCAGGGTTTGCCGGGCAGGACATCAACGTGGCCGGCCCCGTGGCCCGGAGCGCGTATGACCTCGAACTGATCCTGCGAGCCATCTCCGGCCCCGACGCGGCCGAACTTCCCGCCTGGAAACTCGATCTGCCGGCGTGCGATCACGCCCGGCTGGCCGATTTTCGCGTGGCCGTGCTGCCCACGCATCCGTTGGCGGAGGTCGATGCCACGGTGAGCGGCGCGATCGAGGGCCTTGGTCACTGGCTGACCGGGCAGGGCGCGCGCGTGGACTGGAACGTGCGTCCGGACTTCGATGCGGCGGCGCTTTGGCGCACCTATGTGCTGCTACTGCGTGCCACCACTTCGCTCTACATGGACGATGCGGCATTCGCCGACGCGCTCGCCAAGGCAGGCGATGCCGGCAACGACGAAGACTACGCCACGCTGCAGTTCTCTGGCGCCACGCTGAGTCATCGCGACTGGCTATTGCTGCAACACGCTCGCGCCCGGTTCGCGGACGCGTGGGAGCGATTCTTCGCCGACTACGACGTGCTGCTGTGCCCGGCGGCCTCGACCACGGCGTTCCCGCTCGACGAGGCCGGCGAACCGTGGCAGCGGACGATCGATGTGAACGGCACGGCATGGCCGCTGACGTCGCAGTTGTTCTGGGCCGGCCATTCGGGGCTGTGTGGATTGCCGTCCACGGTGGCGCCGATCGGTCCGGCCAGCGATGGGTTACCGGTTGGCGTGCAGATCGTGGCGCGCCGGTTTGGCGACCTGACATCGCTGCGGTTCGCGCAGCAGCTTGAGGCAGCCGGCCACGTGTTCCGCCAGCCGCGCGCCTGA